The stretch of DNA ATGGGTTATGTTAGAAATCTAATGTAAATTTTTTAGTTTTATAATAGTattcaaacatgtaaaatggGCTGAATTTTGGTGGTGGTTGAGTTTAAGTGAGAAAAACAGTTCATGAATTCGGAAGATTAATTTTGTGTCAAAGCAACGAACACTTAGCTACAGTTTATTCCACATTGACTGCTGTTGTGCTGACTATGTTAGGAGTTTTGAAAAAGCCAGCTCAGTGTAGAGAACTGTGTGTAACCATCTGTGCAAAAAGACTAAGGTCTATGAGCTATTTCTGAATAAATTCTCATCTATCTATCTCCTTTCAAATTTCAGGTCAAGCTGGGAGCTCCCTGACCTGCGTGATGGCAAGATCCAGGCCATCAGCGACTCAGATGGTGTCAACTACCCTTGGTACGGCAACACCACAGAGACCTGCACCATCGTAGGCCCCACCAAGAAGGACAGCAAGTTCAGTGTTAGTATGAATGACAATTTCTACCCCAGCGTGACCTGGGGTGTGCCAGTCAGCGACAGCAACGTGCCTCAGCTTAGCAGCATCCACCGAGACCAGAGTTTTACGACCTGGCTGGTGGCCATCAACCAGGCCACCTCAGAGACACTTGTCCTGCAGACAGTCCGCTGGAGGATGCAGCTTCACATCCACGTGGACCCAGAGAGGCCTCTGGGTCACAGGGCTGTTCTGAACGAGCCCTTTGCCCAGGAACAACCTCAGATCCTGGGCAAGAATGAGCCCATCCCCCCTAACGCCATGGTCAAGCCCAACGCCAATGATGCCCAGGTGCTGATGTGGCGGCCAAAGAATGGTGACCCTGTGGTGGTCATCCCACCCAAATACTGACCCGTTCCACTGACCAGACTGGCCTTGGATACCTGAACAGTATCATCTTTTATTTGTTATCCTTCTTTTGTACCTGCTATTCACCAGCTCTCACTGCTTTAACCCTtctttgatatttattttcttcttttctttgcctcttttcttatgtttaaaaaaacagagagaaaaacaggcagAGACAAATGAAAGCAGGACTAAACCAGCTCTGAAAAAAGACCAGCTGTTGCTTTGAGGTGTACTTTTAAAACTGGAGTGAACAAACTGCAACCATTCTACCTTCAAAC from Thunnus albacares chromosome 18, fThuAlb1.1, whole genome shotgun sequence encodes:
- the fam78ab gene encoding protein FAM78A isoform X3: MGCIQSIRCKPKSFRDSIIVLEVNTSIDSNPTSIDESSSVVLRYRTPHFRAFARVLVPPVARKETWTIGWIQACNHMEFYNTYGTKGMSSWELPDLRDGKIQAISDSDGVNYPWYGNTTETCTIVGPTKKDSKFSVSMNDNFYPSVTWGVPVSDSNVPQLSSIHRDQSFTTWLVAINQATSETLVLQTVRWRMQLHIHVDPERPLGHRAVLNEPFAQEQPQILGKNEPIPPNAMVKPNANDAQVLMWRPKNGDPVVVIPPKY
- the fam78ab gene encoding protein FAM78A isoform X1; this translates as MRLSPSPDLWTLWWIVLLFNAMGCIQSIRCKPKSFRDSIIVLEVNTSIDSNPTSIDESSSVVLRYRTPHFRAFARVLVPPVARKETWTIGWIQACNHMEFYNTYGTKGMSSWELPDLRDGKIQAISDSDGVNYPWYGNTTETCTIVGPTKKDSKFSVSMNDNFYPSVTWGVPVSDSNVPQLSSIHRDQSFTTWLVAINQATSETLVLQTVRWRMQLHIHVDPERPLGHRAVLNEPFAQEQPQILGKNEPIPPNAMVKPNANDAQVLMWRPKNGDPVVVIPPKY
- the fam78ab gene encoding protein FAM78A isoform X2, with amino-acid sequence MQYLWTLWWIVLLFNAMGCIQSIRCKPKSFRDSIIVLEVNTSIDSNPTSIDESSSVVLRYRTPHFRAFARVLVPPVARKETWTIGWIQACNHMEFYNTYGTKGMSSWELPDLRDGKIQAISDSDGVNYPWYGNTTETCTIVGPTKKDSKFSVSMNDNFYPSVTWGVPVSDSNVPQLSSIHRDQSFTTWLVAINQATSETLVLQTVRWRMQLHIHVDPERPLGHRAVLNEPFAQEQPQILGKNEPIPPNAMVKPNANDAQVLMWRPKNGDPVVVIPPKY